GGAAGGCTTTCCGTTGGTGACCACCAAAAAGCTGCACCTGAAATCCATTATCTACGAACTGCTCTGGTTCTTAAAGGGCGATACCAATATTAAATACCTGAAAGACAATGGCGTAAGGATCTGGGATGAATGGGCCAATGAAAACGGTGACCTCGGACCTGTATATGGTAAACAATGGCGAAGCTGGGAAACAAAAGATGGTAAAGTCATTGACCAGATCAGCGACGCGATCAACACGATCAAAAAGAACCCTGACTCCCGTCGTATTATCGTGACGGCATGGAATCCGGCAGACCTGCCAGAGATGGCACTCAGCCCCTGCCACTGCCTGTTCCAGTTTTATGTAGCAGATGGCCGCCTCAGTTGCCAGCTCTACCAGCGTAGTGCAGATGTGTTCCTGGGTGTTCCTTTCAACATCGCTTCCTATGCGCTCCTCACCATGATGATCGCACAGGTATGTGACCTGGAGCCAGGTGATTTTGTACATACTTTTGGCGATGTACACCTGTACAGCAATCATATAGAACAGGCAAAGCTGCAGCTGAGCCGCACTCCTTATCCACTACCACAAATGAAGATCAATCCTGACAAAAAGGATATCTTCTCCTTTGAGTTTGAAGATTTCGAGCTGGAAAATTACCAGTTCCATCCTCATATCAAAGCGCCGGTAGCTGTATAAGTCATTATTCCTCCCATTAAATTATCTACATGCTCTCTATTATCGTTGCTGCTTCAGAAAATAATGTAATCGGTATTCATAATCATTTGCCATGGCACCTGCCTGTGGATATGAAATATTTCAAAGACACGACAATGGGAAAACCAATTGTCATGGGGCGTAAATCATTTGAAGAATTAGGAAGGGTATTGCCAGGCAGACCGAATATCATGATCACCCGTCAGCAGGATTATAGCAGCCCGGGTTTGATTGTGGTGCCTTCACTGGAAGCGGGTATTGAAAAGGCGAAAACCTTTGGTACAGAAGAGATTTTCATAACAGGAGGAGGGGAGATCTTCAAAATGGCTTTGCCAATCGTAGATAGATTGTACCTGACAAGGGTGCATGCGGAAGTGGATGGGGATACTTATTTCCCTGTATTTGATCCGACCGGGTGGAAACTGGTGAAGAATGAAAGGCATGAGAAGGATGAACGGCATGCACATGCGCTGACCTTCCAGGTGTGGGAACGCGAGAAATAATTTAAAAGGCCGGGGCAATTGCCCCGGCCTTTTAAATTATCTGAATATCACCGTCCCCAATCCATTCGTCAACTCATTTTCTAACTGCTTCAGGTGTTTATGCATTTTCATACAATTGATCTGAACCTCAAAATCCGTAGCCCGCTCCAGCTCCTGCTGGTTCTCCATAATCATCTTCCGTATCTTTCGTAGCATGAGGTAATTCGTAGTAGAGATCGTATCCTTCAGGTAAGCATTATCTCCATACACCGTTTCAATCTCAAATTCTTCTTTCCATTTCGGACTCAGCTCTGCCTCTTTATCTTCCATGATCTGTACTACCATAGCCGTTACATCGTGATCGGCATGATACAGGAACCATTTCTTATCCGGCAGGTTATCCTCATCATACATTTGCTTATACTCCCTCAGAATTCGTTTTACAATTTCATTATCTGCCAGTGATTCAAAATCATAAGGCAGGTGGAAAATATAGTCGGCAACAGTATTTTTATCTTCTTCACTAAATGGTTTATCCCCAAAGCGGAGCAGTATTTTCACCAGTTCTCTTTCCTGTCGTTCATCAGGGTTAAAGAAGTTGTCCGACACTACACCACCATTCTCCATGGCTTCCATGGCAGCAATAGCTTCCGGAGAAAGATCATCGTCGGATGGAGAGGTATTTTTCTCCTGGTCTCTGGTAAACAGTTGTTCCTTTTTCTGGAATTTTTCTCTGATGAATTTATTCACCAGGTTGATCAGACCTTGTTCATCAATTTTCAGTACCTGGCTACACTGGCGGATATAATCCTGTTGTTTGGTAAAGTCCTCGGTCTTATCGATCTTGGCGATGGTCTCCGCAATTTCATTTACCAGCTGGGATTTCTTGGTCGTATCAGTACCCGCATCCTGCATGGAAATTTGCAGTTTAAACAGGATGAAGTCCTGCTTATTGTCTGCAATAAATTGCCTGAAGGCGTCTGCGCCTATTTTTTGTACATAACTATCCGGGTCTTCCTTATCAGGTATTAATACCAGTTTCACATTCAATCCTTCCTCAATAGCCATATCCAAACCACGCAATGCCGCTTTTACACCAGCATTGTCACCATCGAAAAGGATGGTGAGGTTGTTAGTATATTTCTTGATAAGGCGCAGCTGGTGCTGTGTGAGGGAGGTACCACTGGAAGCCACCACGTTTTCAATCCCGGCCTGGTGCAGGGAAATGACGTCGGTATAACCTTCCACCAACAGACATTCATTCAGTTTGTCGATAGAATGGCGGGCAAAGTAAGTACCATATAATACCCGGTTTTTGACATAGATCTCATTTTCCGGGGAGTTGACGTATTTGGGGGCACGGTCGTTCTTTACTAGAATACGCGCACCAAACCCTAGTACTTTACCACTCTGGTTATGAATAGGGAAGATCACCCTGCCACGGTAATTATCGCCGGGTTGTTCATTCCTGATGGTGACCAGACCTGTTTTTTGCAGGTATTCCAGGTTATAGCCTTTGGCAAGGGCGGCTTTGGTAAAGGCATCCCATACGTTCAGGCTGTATCCCAGCTGGAATTTGCGGATGGTTTCCTGCGTGAAACCTCTTTCCTCAAAATAGCTGAGACCTACGTTCTGAC
This Chitinophaga sancti DNA region includes the following protein-coding sequences:
- a CDS encoding dihydrofolate reductase, translating into MLSIIVAASENNVIGIHNHLPWHLPVDMKYFKDTTMGKPIVMGRKSFEELGRVLPGRPNIMITRQQDYSSPGLIVVPSLEAGIEKAKTFGTEEIFITGGGEIFKMALPIVDRLYLTRVHAEVDGDTYFPVFDPTGWKLVKNERHEKDERHAHALTFQVWEREK
- the dnaG gene encoding DNA primase, coding for MISQATIQQILARIDIVEIVGNFVKLKKRGANYLGLCPFHNEKSPSFTVTPSKEIYKCFGCGVSGNAIKFLMEHEKYSYVEALRWLAQRYDVTIEETEVSAEVKQQQQLADSLYIINNFAREYFSNTLFNTDEGQNVGLSYFEERGFTQETIRKFQLGYSLNVWDAFTKAALAKGYNLEYLQKTGLVTIRNEQPGDNYRGRVIFPIHNQSGKVLGFGARILVKNDRAPKYVNSPENEIYVKNRVLYGTYFARHSIDKLNECLLVEGYTDVISLHQAGIENVVASSGTSLTQHQLRLIKKYTNNLTILFDGDNAGVKAALRGLDMAIEEGLNVKLVLIPDKEDPDSYVQKIGADAFRQFIADNKQDFILFKLQISMQDAGTDTTKKSQLVNEIAETIAKIDKTEDFTKQQDYIRQCSQVLKIDEQGLINLVNKFIREKFQKKEQLFTRDQEKNTSPSDDDLSPEAIAAMEAMENGGVVSDNFFNPDERQERELVKILLRFGDKPFSEEDKNTVADYIFHLPYDFESLADNEIVKRILREYKQMYDEDNLPDKKWFLYHADHDVTAMVVQIMEDKEAELSPKWKEEFEIETVYGDNAYLKDTISTTNYLMLRKIRKMIMENQQELERATDFEVQINCMKMHKHLKQLENELTNGLGTVIFR
- a CDS encoding thymidylate synthase; the protein is MEQYLNLLQHILDHGSVKTDRTGTGTVSCFGAQLRFNLQEGFPLVTTKKLHLKSIIYELLWFLKGDTNIKYLKDNGVRIWDEWANENGDLGPVYGKQWRSWETKDGKVIDQISDAINTIKKNPDSRRIIVTAWNPADLPEMALSPCHCLFQFYVADGRLSCQLYQRSADVFLGVPFNIASYALLTMMIAQVCDLEPGDFVHTFGDVHLYSNHIEQAKLQLSRTPYPLPQMKINPDKKDIFSFEFEDFELENYQFHPHIKAPVAV